The Nostoc cf. commune SO-36 genomic sequence GTTCATCTCAAGCGCAACTTTTAGCAGAAGCAGCAGGTAAACCTGTTCCTATTGACGATGAAATTGCGACGTTAACACACAGTCAGGTGGGAACTGATTCTAGGGGTTGGTTTAGCTTTCAGCCACTCTATGAAAGGATTATCGAGGAAGAACCAGATTTGCTGAACTAATTTTCTCTGTCGATTATAAAAAACTTAAACATGGTGGGAATCTCATCTCAAGGAATGGTCGAAGAGTTACCCCGATAACATCAAAGTTGAGGAAGCGATCGTTTACCAGGATGCCATAGAAGGACAACAACAGCGTCCTCCAGGATTACTTCCTGTTTCTGATAAAGCGATAAGCCTGACGGCATAGCTAGCGCTTACCGCATCTCAACAACAGGTTGCTGATACTTTTTTCCAAGCGGGTGTAATTCCTTCACAAGTTGATGTCAAACAACTATGGGACAGTAGTTTTAATGAAGATATCGCCAAATGCAATTAGCACTGTCTCCAGTAGGTAGGAATTGAGCAAAATGTCACAATCACCTGTTTTAGAAGCTAATACAGCAGTATCTGTTGATTTGTTTAAGCTTGCCGAGTCGCTGGCGGCTGATTTTGCCACTCGTGCAGCCATCCACGATCGCGACAGTTCTTTCCCTTTTGAGAATTTTCAGGCTCTCCACCAAGCACAACTGTTAAGTCTCACAGTTCCCAGAGAATTTGGTGGACAAGATGCAGGGTACTCTACCGTCTGTCAAGTAATTGAAAAGATAGCCAGTGGTGATGCTTCTACAGCTTTGGTGTTGACCATGCACTACTTACAACATAGTAATGCAGCCCGGACTCGTCGTTGGCATCCCGCAGTTTATGAGCGGCTGTGTCGGGAGTCAGTTACAGGTATTGCTTTACTCAATGCTGCCCGTGTGGAACCAGAATTAGGTACACCCGCTAGAGGTGGATTACCAGCCACAATTGCCAAACAAACAGATAGTGGCTGGCTGATAACTGGTCACAAGCAATACACTACGGGCAGTCCGATCTTAAGTTATTTCGTCGTTTGGGCGCAGACAGATGAAGAGGAACCACGAGTAGGTAGTTTTCTTGTCTCGCGTGACCTTTCTGGTGTGAGGATTATCGAAACTTGGGATCATTTAGGGATGCGAGCTACTGGTAGCCACGACCTAATTTTAGAAGATGTCTTGATTCCTCAAGAATACGCTTTAGATGTGCATCCTCTGAACACTTTTTTAGCACCAGACCCTCTAAAATTAGCAGGTGGTAGTTTGTGGTTGAGTGCATAGAAAATATTTCCCTCACCTTTTTTAATAAAAAAACATACCCGCTTTCGATCTCCCTCTCGAATTCCTCCCATCACATTTACCCGGCCACGCCGTCGTTGTCCTGTAAGATTTTTGCGTTTTCCCCGCTTACCCCAATTCTTCCGACGTATTACCCGTAAACTGAAACCGCTCTCGTCCCAAAACCACACCTGCATCCGCTCTGGCTGCTCTCTTGCTATTGCCAAATATTGGGCAAGTTTATCTTGGAATTCTGCTCTAATTAGAGGATCTTGTTTATCTTCTAAATCATACTTAGCCCAAATATAACTATACTTTTTTCGCTTTAATATCCTCCTAACTTGAGAACTACTTAAATCAATTCCTGTTTGTTCTGTTAAATATGTTGCTAATCTTTCTGCTGTCCATCGACCAAATTCATAACCAAAATCTGATGGTTCTATATCAACTGTTTTTAATAACAGTTCAATATATTCAGGCGTGGCTTTTCGGTTATGCTCATACTCTCGTTTATTATGTAAACTTTCTAGGTTATCTGGATCTCCATGCATACACCAATATGCAACAGTTCTGGGGGAACAACCTAGAAATCTAGAAATTTCTTGTTGTGTTCTGCCATCGTTTTGGAGCAGAATAATTAAAATTCTTTCCCTTACGTGCGGTAGTTCGCTCTCCTTAAGAGCCTGCTGTAACTGAGTAACTTGTTCTAAAATTAAAAAGTTTTTGGCTGGTGGTGGCATACTTTTTTCAATCGGCTCTGCATTTATATATTATGCAGCTTAAATGCTGATTAGCTTATCCCTACTCCCAACAAAGAACCAGGAACACTCCCCAAAGCCAGCCATTTAACTACTTCTCTATCGAGGGTTTCTTGCTGCCAATGTTTGATGCTACCAACGACTTTCATTAACGTCGCTGCCACTACATCAGAACTTATTGCTACAGCAGGTGGTACTTGAAAAATAAAAATCAACATTGGAGTGATGAGAGAAGCACCACCAATTCCTGTCAGACCAACAATAATACCAACTAGAAAGCTGAAGAGAGGCAATAATAAAAAATCCATACTCCTGTCCTTAACCGGGGTTTTGCAAATGCGTCTTGGTTTAACTGAAACTAAAAGACTGGTTGTAACGCTGGTGTGCAGAACGTTTCATGTAACTGCAAGTTTTGAATGGCTGCTGAAAAAATCTCATCAAATACTAAATACTGACCGACTTACCGTATTTTAAAATCAAAAATAGTAAAAGTCTATGTTTTTGCAAAGTGATGCAAAACTAATGTATAAATAAACACAAGAAAATAAATAATTTTTTCTAAAAACGATTAATAACAAAGATTTTGATTTCAGTAAGAAGAATATAGTAGTATTTCAAAAAACTACATTAATAACAAGCTTCTGCCGTACTTAATATGCCAGAGTTAGAAAAAGTCAACAATGAAAATCAACAAACGCCAAAGTTGCGATCGCCTATCGGGTTTGTGCAAAAGTTGTTAATTACCTATTGGCGTTCTCTGTTGCTGCTGTTCGTGGGGATATATTTACCACTGCAAATTTTTGGGCTGCTGGCGTTAGAGGTGCGATACAACGAGGGTGGTTTCCCTTGGGATTTACCGATTCTGGTGACTGTTCACTCTCTAGCACAGCCACAGTTAGATGTATTCGCCACAATTGTGACAAAATTGGGTTCTTTTCGGACTGTGTTACCTGTTCTGAGTGCGATCGCACTTATTTT encodes the following:
- a CDS encoding acyl-CoA dehydrogenase family protein; the protein is MSQSPVLEANTAVSVDLFKLAESLAADFATRAAIHDRDSSFPFENFQALHQAQLLSLTVPREFGGQDAGYSTVCQVIEKIASGDASTALVLTMHYLQHSNAARTRRWHPAVYERLCRESVTGIALLNAARVEPELGTPARGGLPATIAKQTDSGWLITGHKQYTTGSPILSYFVVWAQTDEEEPRVGSFLVSRDLSGVRIIETWDHLGMRATGSHDLILEDVLIPQEYALDVHPLNTFLAPDPLKLAGGSLWLSA